The following proteins are co-located in the Manihot esculenta cultivar AM560-2 chromosome 7, M.esculenta_v8, whole genome shotgun sequence genome:
- the LOC110618723 gene encoding DEAD-box ATP-dependent RNA helicase 18 isoform X3: MRSCFLEKLPMETMDLSDSPNPNRALTETRFSDLKPPLSEPVLEALTLTGFEYCTPVQAATIPLLCSYKDVAVDAATGSGKTLAFVVPLVEILRRASASHKPHQVMGIILSPTRELSSQIYNVAQPFIATLSNVKSILLVGGGDVKADVKKIEEEGANILIGTPGRLYDIMERVDFLDFRNLEVLILDEADRLLDMGFQKQINSIMAHLPKLRRTGLFSATQTEAVEELSKAGLRNPVRVEVRAETKSLTDSASSHSKTPSGLQLEYLECEEDNKPSQLVDLLIKNKSKKIIVYFMTCACVDYWGVVLPRLTALKGFSLIPLHGKMKQTAREKALASFTSLTNGILLCTDVAARGLDIPGVDCIVQYDPPQDPNVFIHRVGRTARLGRQGSAIVFLLPKEEAYVEFLHIRRVPLQKKEKSDHAPDVVPQIRSAAKKDRDVMEKGLRAFVSFIRAYKEHHCSYIFRVGTVSSIPS, from the exons ATGCGGTCATGCTTTTTGGAGAAACTGCCCATGGAAA CGATGGACCTCTCCGATTCGCCGAATCCGAATAGAGCGTTAACGGAAACGCGCTTCTCCGATCTAAAACCGCCACTCTCAGAACCAGTTCTCGAAGCTCTAACATTAACAGGTTTCGAGTATTGCACGCCGGTCCAAGCAGCCACGATTCCACTACTTTGCAGCTACAAGGATGTTGCAGTCGACGCCGCAACCGGCTCTGGAAAAACCCTTGCTTTCGTAGTCCCACTTGTCGAGATTCTCCGTCGAGCCTCTGCTTCTCACAAACCCCACCAG GTGATGGGGATAATTCTCTCTCCTACTAGGGAGTTGTCATCACAAATATATAACGTTGCTCAGCCTTTCATTGCAACTTTGTCGAATGTTAAGTCGATTCTCCTTGTTGGCGGAGGGGATGTGAAAGCTGATGTGAAGAAAATAGAGGAGGAAGGGGCTAATATATTGATTGGAACGCCTGGAAGACTTTATGACATCATGGAACGTGTGGATTTCTTGGACTTTCGAAACCTGGAG GTTTTAATCTTGGATGAGGCTGATCGACTCTTGGATATGGGATTCCAAAAGCAGATAAATTCCATTATGGCTCACTTACCCAAGCTTCGCAGGACTGGTCTTTTTTCAGCTACTCAAACTGAGGCAGTTGAAGAGTTATCCAAAGCTGGACTAAGGAATCCTGTGAGGGTTGAAGTTCGAGCAGAAACAAAATCATTGACTGACTCCGCATCTTCACATTCAAAAACACCTTCAGGCCTTCAACTTGAG TATTTAGAATGCGAAGAAGATAATAAACCATCTCAGCTTGTTGATCTCCTTATTAAGAACAAGTCAAAGAAGATCATCGT ATATTTTATGACGTGTGCATGTGTTGATTATTGGGGAGTTGTTCTTCCACGTCTTACTGCTTTAAAGGGCTTCTCACTGATTCCCCTTCATGGGAAGATGAAGCAG ACTGCAAGAGAGAAAGCATTGGCTTCATTTACATCTCTcacaaatggcattcttctatgtACGGATGTTGCAGCACGTGGACTTGATATTCCAGGAGTTGATTGTATAGTGCAG TATGATCCTCCTCAGGATCCAAATGTTTTCATTCACAGAGTTGGCCGAACTGCTCGGTTGGGTAGACAAGGAAGTGCTATCGTTTTCCTTTTGCCAAAG GAGGAAGCTTATGTTGAATTTCTGCATATAAGAAGGGTTCCTCTTCAAAAGAAGGAAAAATCAGATCATGCTCCTGATGTTGTTCCTCAG ATACGATCTGCTGCCAAGAAGGACCGAGATGTCATGGAGAAGGGACTGAGAGCATTTGTTTCATTTATCCGTGCATATAAAGAGCATCATTGTTCGTACATTTTCAG GGTTGGGACTGTATCCAGTATTCCTTCATAA
- the LOC110618723 gene encoding DEAD-box ATP-dependent RNA helicase 18 isoform X1, with the protein MRSCFLEKLPMETMDLSDSPNPNRALTETRFSDLKPPLSEPVLEALTLTGFEYCTPVQAATIPLLCSYKDVAVDAATGSGKTLAFVVPLVEILRRASASHKPHQVMGIILSPTRELSSQIYNVAQPFIATLSNVKSILLVGGGDVKADVKKIEEEGANILIGTPGRLYDIMERVDFLDFRNLEVLILDEADRLLDMGFQKQINSIMAHLPKLRRTGLFSATQTEAVEELSKAGLRNPVRVEVRAETKSLTDSASSHSKTPSGLQLEYLECEEDNKPSQLVDLLIKNKSKKIIVYFMTCACVDYWGVVLPRLTALKGFSLIPLHGKMKQTAREKALASFTSLTNGILLCTDVAARGLDIPGVDCIVQYDPPQDPNVFIHRVGRTARLGRQGSAIVFLLPKEEAYVEFLHIRRVPLQKKEKSDHAPDVVPQIRSAAKKDRDVMEKGLRAFVSFIRAYKEHHCSYIFRWKELEIGKLGMGFGLLQLPSMPEVKHHSLSTVGFTPVEDIKLEDIKYKDKSREKQRKKNLQAKKEAQQQEAKPQKPKNNPNAAAPTVMRKKTAKQRRAAQTVEDEDELAREYRLLKKLKKGTIDESEYAKLTGTEELL; encoded by the exons ATGCGGTCATGCTTTTTGGAGAAACTGCCCATGGAAA CGATGGACCTCTCCGATTCGCCGAATCCGAATAGAGCGTTAACGGAAACGCGCTTCTCCGATCTAAAACCGCCACTCTCAGAACCAGTTCTCGAAGCTCTAACATTAACAGGTTTCGAGTATTGCACGCCGGTCCAAGCAGCCACGATTCCACTACTTTGCAGCTACAAGGATGTTGCAGTCGACGCCGCAACCGGCTCTGGAAAAACCCTTGCTTTCGTAGTCCCACTTGTCGAGATTCTCCGTCGAGCCTCTGCTTCTCACAAACCCCACCAG GTGATGGGGATAATTCTCTCTCCTACTAGGGAGTTGTCATCACAAATATATAACGTTGCTCAGCCTTTCATTGCAACTTTGTCGAATGTTAAGTCGATTCTCCTTGTTGGCGGAGGGGATGTGAAAGCTGATGTGAAGAAAATAGAGGAGGAAGGGGCTAATATATTGATTGGAACGCCTGGAAGACTTTATGACATCATGGAACGTGTGGATTTCTTGGACTTTCGAAACCTGGAG GTTTTAATCTTGGATGAGGCTGATCGACTCTTGGATATGGGATTCCAAAAGCAGATAAATTCCATTATGGCTCACTTACCCAAGCTTCGCAGGACTGGTCTTTTTTCAGCTACTCAAACTGAGGCAGTTGAAGAGTTATCCAAAGCTGGACTAAGGAATCCTGTGAGGGTTGAAGTTCGAGCAGAAACAAAATCATTGACTGACTCCGCATCTTCACATTCAAAAACACCTTCAGGCCTTCAACTTGAG TATTTAGAATGCGAAGAAGATAATAAACCATCTCAGCTTGTTGATCTCCTTATTAAGAACAAGTCAAAGAAGATCATCGT ATATTTTATGACGTGTGCATGTGTTGATTATTGGGGAGTTGTTCTTCCACGTCTTACTGCTTTAAAGGGCTTCTCACTGATTCCCCTTCATGGGAAGATGAAGCAG ACTGCAAGAGAGAAAGCATTGGCTTCATTTACATCTCTcacaaatggcattcttctatgtACGGATGTTGCAGCACGTGGACTTGATATTCCAGGAGTTGATTGTATAGTGCAG TATGATCCTCCTCAGGATCCAAATGTTTTCATTCACAGAGTTGGCCGAACTGCTCGGTTGGGTAGACAAGGAAGTGCTATCGTTTTCCTTTTGCCAAAG GAGGAAGCTTATGTTGAATTTCTGCATATAAGAAGGGTTCCTCTTCAAAAGAAGGAAAAATCAGATCATGCTCCTGATGTTGTTCCTCAG ATACGATCTGCTGCCAAGAAGGACCGAGATGTCATGGAGAAGGGACTGAGAGCATTTGTTTCATTTATCCGTGCATATAAAGAGCATCATTGTTCGTACATTTTCAG ATGGAAAGAACTTGAAATTGGGAAATTGGGCATGGGATTTGGCTTATTGCAGCTCCCTTCAATGCCTGAGGTAAAGCACCACTCACTTTCAACCGTCGGTTTTACTCCAGTTGAGGACATCAAATTGGAGGACATCAAGTACAA GGATAAATCTCGGGAGAAACAAAGGAAGAAGAATTTGCAAGCGAAGAAAGAAGCACAACAGCAAGAAGCAAAACCTCAGAAGCCCAAGAATAACCCCAATGCCGCTGCCCCTACTGTTATGAGGAAGAAAACCGCTAAGCAGAGACGAGCTGCGCAGACAgttgaagatgaagatgaattGGCGCGGGAGTATAGATTACTGAAGAAGCTAAAGAAGGGGACCATCGATGAAAGTGAATATGCAAAGTTAACAGGAACTGAAGAATTACTATAA
- the LOC110618725 gene encoding uncharacterized protein LOC110618725 isoform X3 has product MECIALVTDNIGGYDVCTAIGHVLISVTSIIDERNPQKGVIVKMSNTVKTSTGSKNCSLNVSVICNSNGVQGPHSLEKLGTCDLLQ; this is encoded by the exons ATGGAATGTATTGCACTTGTGACAGACAACATAGGAG GTTATGATGTATGCACTGCTATTGGACATgtcttgatctctgttactagCATCATTG ATGAACGGAATCCACAAAAAGGTGTCATTGTTAAGATGTCAAATACTGTTAAGACATCCACTGGCTCCAAGAATTGTTCGCTCAATGTCTCTGTCATTTGCAATTCAAATGGTGTTCAA GGGCCACATTCACTGGAGAAATTAGGGACCTGTGATTT GCTGCAGTAA
- the LOC110619802 gene encoding defensin-like protein 1, with protein MEKRSFGLLLLLFIVLASQEMVLPIEARVCESKSHHFRGVCTIAHNCAIVCRNEGFSGGKCKGFRRRCFCTRLC; from the exons ATGGAGAAGAGATCTTTTGGGCTCTTATTGTTGCTGTTCATCGTCTTGGCTTCTC AGGAGATGGTGCTGCCCATTGAAGCTAGGGTTTGCGAGTCAAAGAGCCATCATTTCAGAGGAGTGTGCACGATAGCCCACAACTGTGCTATAGTGTGTAGGAATGAAGGCTTCTCTGGCGGCAAGTGCAAAGGATTCCGACGCCGCTGTTTCTGCACTAGGCTTTGctag
- the LOC110618725 gene encoding uncharacterized protein LOC110618725 isoform X1, protein MRHLHGRSNKCSVCFLPNLFKNTNDCGGPLHYGMECIALVTDNIGGYDVCTAIGHVLISVTSIIDERNPQKGVIVKMSNTVKTSTGSKNCSLNVSVICNSNGVQGPHSLEKLGTCDLLQ, encoded by the exons ATGAGGCACCTGCATGGGAGAAGCAACAAATGTAGCGTTTGTTTCCTGCCAAATCTATTTAAGAATACCAAT GATTGTGGGGGGCCGTTACATTATGGCATGGAATGTATTGCACTTGTGACAGACAACATAGGAG GTTATGATGTATGCACTGCTATTGGACATgtcttgatctctgttactagCATCATTG ATGAACGGAATCCACAAAAAGGTGTCATTGTTAAGATGTCAAATACTGTTAAGACATCCACTGGCTCCAAGAATTGTTCGCTCAATGTCTCTGTCATTTGCAATTCAAATGGTGTTCAA GGGCCACATTCACTGGAGAAATTAGGGACCTGTGATTT GCTGCAGTAA
- the LOC110618723 gene encoding DEAD-box ATP-dependent RNA helicase 18 isoform X2: MDLSDSPNPNRALTETRFSDLKPPLSEPVLEALTLTGFEYCTPVQAATIPLLCSYKDVAVDAATGSGKTLAFVVPLVEILRRASASHKPHQVMGIILSPTRELSSQIYNVAQPFIATLSNVKSILLVGGGDVKADVKKIEEEGANILIGTPGRLYDIMERVDFLDFRNLEVLILDEADRLLDMGFQKQINSIMAHLPKLRRTGLFSATQTEAVEELSKAGLRNPVRVEVRAETKSLTDSASSHSKTPSGLQLEYLECEEDNKPSQLVDLLIKNKSKKIIVYFMTCACVDYWGVVLPRLTALKGFSLIPLHGKMKQTAREKALASFTSLTNGILLCTDVAARGLDIPGVDCIVQYDPPQDPNVFIHRVGRTARLGRQGSAIVFLLPKEEAYVEFLHIRRVPLQKKEKSDHAPDVVPQIRSAAKKDRDVMEKGLRAFVSFIRAYKEHHCSYIFRWKELEIGKLGMGFGLLQLPSMPEVKHHSLSTVGFTPVEDIKLEDIKYKDKSREKQRKKNLQAKKEAQQQEAKPQKPKNNPNAAAPTVMRKKTAKQRRAAQTVEDEDELAREYRLLKKLKKGTIDESEYAKLTGTEELL, encoded by the exons ATGGACCTCTCCGATTCGCCGAATCCGAATAGAGCGTTAACGGAAACGCGCTTCTCCGATCTAAAACCGCCACTCTCAGAACCAGTTCTCGAAGCTCTAACATTAACAGGTTTCGAGTATTGCACGCCGGTCCAAGCAGCCACGATTCCACTACTTTGCAGCTACAAGGATGTTGCAGTCGACGCCGCAACCGGCTCTGGAAAAACCCTTGCTTTCGTAGTCCCACTTGTCGAGATTCTCCGTCGAGCCTCTGCTTCTCACAAACCCCACCAG GTGATGGGGATAATTCTCTCTCCTACTAGGGAGTTGTCATCACAAATATATAACGTTGCTCAGCCTTTCATTGCAACTTTGTCGAATGTTAAGTCGATTCTCCTTGTTGGCGGAGGGGATGTGAAAGCTGATGTGAAGAAAATAGAGGAGGAAGGGGCTAATATATTGATTGGAACGCCTGGAAGACTTTATGACATCATGGAACGTGTGGATTTCTTGGACTTTCGAAACCTGGAG GTTTTAATCTTGGATGAGGCTGATCGACTCTTGGATATGGGATTCCAAAAGCAGATAAATTCCATTATGGCTCACTTACCCAAGCTTCGCAGGACTGGTCTTTTTTCAGCTACTCAAACTGAGGCAGTTGAAGAGTTATCCAAAGCTGGACTAAGGAATCCTGTGAGGGTTGAAGTTCGAGCAGAAACAAAATCATTGACTGACTCCGCATCTTCACATTCAAAAACACCTTCAGGCCTTCAACTTGAG TATTTAGAATGCGAAGAAGATAATAAACCATCTCAGCTTGTTGATCTCCTTATTAAGAACAAGTCAAAGAAGATCATCGT ATATTTTATGACGTGTGCATGTGTTGATTATTGGGGAGTTGTTCTTCCACGTCTTACTGCTTTAAAGGGCTTCTCACTGATTCCCCTTCATGGGAAGATGAAGCAG ACTGCAAGAGAGAAAGCATTGGCTTCATTTACATCTCTcacaaatggcattcttctatgtACGGATGTTGCAGCACGTGGACTTGATATTCCAGGAGTTGATTGTATAGTGCAG TATGATCCTCCTCAGGATCCAAATGTTTTCATTCACAGAGTTGGCCGAACTGCTCGGTTGGGTAGACAAGGAAGTGCTATCGTTTTCCTTTTGCCAAAG GAGGAAGCTTATGTTGAATTTCTGCATATAAGAAGGGTTCCTCTTCAAAAGAAGGAAAAATCAGATCATGCTCCTGATGTTGTTCCTCAG ATACGATCTGCTGCCAAGAAGGACCGAGATGTCATGGAGAAGGGACTGAGAGCATTTGTTTCATTTATCCGTGCATATAAAGAGCATCATTGTTCGTACATTTTCAG ATGGAAAGAACTTGAAATTGGGAAATTGGGCATGGGATTTGGCTTATTGCAGCTCCCTTCAATGCCTGAGGTAAAGCACCACTCACTTTCAACCGTCGGTTTTACTCCAGTTGAGGACATCAAATTGGAGGACATCAAGTACAA GGATAAATCTCGGGAGAAACAAAGGAAGAAGAATTTGCAAGCGAAGAAAGAAGCACAACAGCAAGAAGCAAAACCTCAGAAGCCCAAGAATAACCCCAATGCCGCTGCCCCTACTGTTATGAGGAAGAAAACCGCTAAGCAGAGACGAGCTGCGCAGACAgttgaagatgaagatgaattGGCGCGGGAGTATAGATTACTGAAGAAGCTAAAGAAGGGGACCATCGATGAAAGTGAATATGCAAAGTTAACAGGAACTGAAGAATTACTATAA
- the LOC110618725 gene encoding uncharacterized protein LOC110618725 isoform X2, which yields MGEATNDCGGPLHYGMECIALVTDNIGGYDVCTAIGHVLISVTSIIDERNPQKGVIVKMSNTVKTSTGSKNCSLNVSVICNSNGVQGPHSLEKLGTCDLLQ from the exons ATGGGAGAAGCAACAAAT GATTGTGGGGGGCCGTTACATTATGGCATGGAATGTATTGCACTTGTGACAGACAACATAGGAG GTTATGATGTATGCACTGCTATTGGACATgtcttgatctctgttactagCATCATTG ATGAACGGAATCCACAAAAAGGTGTCATTGTTAAGATGTCAAATACTGTTAAGACATCCACTGGCTCCAAGAATTGTTCGCTCAATGTCTCTGTCATTTGCAATTCAAATGGTGTTCAA GGGCCACATTCACTGGAGAAATTAGGGACCTGTGATTT GCTGCAGTAA